A stretch of DNA from Oryzomicrobium terrae:
AGCCGCCTGGGCCGCCTGAAAGTCCAGGGAACCGTCGTAGATGGCCCGGCCCGCAATAGAACCGACGATGCCTTCGCCCTCGACGGCGCACAGAGCCTTGATGTCATCCAGACTGGACAGGCCGCCGGAGGCGATCACCGGAATACGCAGGGCCTGGGCCAGCTTGACGGTGGCGTCGATATTGACGCCGGAGAGCATGCCGTCGCGGCCGATATCGGTGTAGATCACCGACTCAACGCCGTAATCCTCGAATTTCTTGGCCAGATCGATGACGTCGTGGCCGGTCAGCTTGGACCAGCCGTCGGTAGCCACCTTGCCGTCCTTGGCATCGAGACCGACGATGATGTGGCCGGGAAAAGCGCCGCAGGCATCATGCAGGAAGCCCGGGTTCTTCACCGCGGCGGTACCGATGATGACATAGCTGATACCGCCATCCAGGTAACGCTCGATGGTATCCAGGTCGCGGATGCCGCCGCCCAGCTGCACGGGGATGTCGTCGCCGACTTCCTTGACGATGGCCTTGATGGCCTTTTCGTTGACCGGCTTGCCGGCGAAGGCACCGTTCAGGTCCACCAGGTGCAGGCGGCGGGCGCCCTTGTCCAGCCAATGGCGGGCCATGGCGGCAGGTTCTTCGGAGAAAACGGTGGCGTCTTCCATCACGCCCTGCTTGAGGCGTACGCACTGGCCGTCTTTTAGGTCAATGGCGGGAATGATCAGCATAGGTAGACGTCGGCAGAAACGGTGAAGCGATGAAGGAATGCCGGCCCCGCGAAATCCAGGGACCGGCAGCAGGAATCAGGGGCGCCAGGCGAGGAAATTGGCCAGCAATTGCAGCCCGTCCCGGGCGCTCTTTTCCGGGTGGAACTGGACCGCCACGATGTTATCCCGCGCTACCGCACAGGTAAAGGGGACGCCATAGTGAGCACGGCCGATGACCAAGGCCTCGTCGGCAGGTACCACGAAGTAGCTGTGCACGAAGTAGAAGCGCGCGTCCTGGGCGATGCCGGACCAGATCGGGTGCGCCGTTTGCGTCACTTCGTTCCAGCCCATGTGCGGAACCTTCAGGCGGCTGCCGTCGGCGGCCGCCATGGCCGCATCGGGAAAGCGCCGCACCTGGCCGGGCAGGATGCCCAGACCGGGCACATCGCCCTCTTCGCTGTGTTCAAAGAGCATCTGCTCGCCGATGCAGATGCCGAGAAAGGGCTTGCTCGCCGCGGCATCGATCACCGCCTGACGCAGGCCCCGGGCATCGAGCTCGGCCATGCAGTCGGGCATGGCGCCCTGGCCGGGAAAGACTACCCGCTCGGCCGCGGCGACCACGGCCGGATCGGCGGTCACCACCACGGAACGACCATCGGCAACGTGCTCCAGCGCCTTCGACACCGAGCGCAGGTTGCCCATGCCGTAGTCGATGACGGCGATCGTGCCAGCCGGCATTACAGCACTCCCTTGGTGGAAGGGGTCACCCCGGCCATGCGCGGATCGGGGCTGGCGGCCACGCGCAGGGCCCGGCCGAAGGCCTTGAAGATGGTCTCGGCCTGGTGGTGCGAGTTGTCGCCACGCAGATTGTCGATGTGCAGGGTCATGCCGGCGTGGTTGACCAGGCCCTGGAAGAATTCGCGGATCAGGTCCACGTCGAAACCGCCGATCATGGCGCGGGTGTAGGTCACGCCGTAGGTCAGGCCGGGGCGGCCGGACAGGTCGATGACCACGCGGGAGAGGGCCTCGTCCAGGGGGACGTAGGCATGGCCGTAGCGGGTCAGGCCCTTCTTGTCGCCCCAGGCCTTGGCCAGGGCCTGGCCCAGGGTGATGCCCACGTCTTCCACCGTATGGTGGGCGTCGATGTGCAGGTCACCCTTGGCCTCGATTTCCAGGTCGATCAGGCCGTGGCGGGCGATCTGGTCGAGCATGTGGTCGAAGAACCCCACGCCGGTGTTGAGCACGGACTTGCCCGTGCCGTCGAGATTGACCCGGACGGTGATCTGGGTTTCCAGGGTATTGCGCGTGACGTCGGCTTGCCGCATGGGAGTCATGAGAAAGGCTGGTGCGAGGAAAACTTGCCGAAATCGGCAAAAACGTAGGTGATGATACCATTTCAACCTTGTTTCTACTTTTTTCCGGCGGCCCTCCGCCGGGTCGCGGTGGTCCCCTGCATGAGCCAAACAAGCCGATTCTGGAGCGCCGTCACGCGCAGCCTGACGCCCTACGTTCCCGGTGAGCAGCCCAAGCTCGCCAACCTGGTGAAACTCAACACCAACGAAAACCCCTACCCGCCCTCCCCCAAGGCCCTGGCGGCCATCGGTGGCGAGAACGGGGCGGACGCGGCCCGGCTGCGCCTCTACCCGGACCCCAATGCTGACGCCCTGAAGTCAGCAGTGGCGCGCCACTTCGCTGCCCACGGCATCGCCGCCAACCAGGTGTTCGTCGGCAACGGATCGGACGAGGTGCTGGCCCACGCCTTCCTCGCCCTGCTCAAGCACGACCGGCCGATCCGCTTCCCGGACATCACCTACAGCTTCTACCCGGTGTACTGCGGTCTGTACGGCATCGAGTTCGAGAAAGTGCCTTTGGATGCAGAGTTCGCCCTCGACCCGGCGCCCTACCTGGCGCCGAACTGCGGCGGCATCATCTTCCCCAACCCCAACGCCCCCACCGGCCGGCTGCTGCCCCTGGAGGCGGTGGAACGCCTGGCTGCTGGCCAACCGGACTGCGTGGTGGTGGTGGACGAGGCCTACATCGACTTCAGCGGCGACAGCATCGCCACCATCCCCACCGCCATTGCTCTGGTGAATCGCCACCCCAACCTGCTGGTGGTGCAGACCCTGTCCAAGTCCCGCTCCCTGGCCGGGCTGCGGGTCGGCTTCGCGGTGGGTCACCCGGACCTAATCGAAGCCCTGGAGCGGGTCAAGAACAGCTTCAACTCCTATCCCCTGGACCGGCTGGCGATTGCCGGCGCGGTGGCCGCGATGGACGACAACACCCACTTCGACGCCACGCGCAAGGCAGTGATGGCCAGCCGGGACACCCTGAGCCGGGACCTGTCCGCCCTGGGCTTCGCGGTGGTGCCCTCCGCCGCCAACTTCGTCTTCGCCCGCCACCCGGGCCACGACGCCGGCGAACTGGCGCAGCAGTTGCGCGAGCGCAGCATCATCGTGCGCCACTTCAAGGCGCCGCGCATCGACCAGTACCTGCGCATCACCATCGGCACCGATACCGAGTGCCGGACCCTCATCCAGGCCCTGGCCGACATCCTCGGCTAGTCACCGGCCCGGGGCGGATGACCGTCCGCCCCTTCCTCCGCCCTTTCCTTTGCCCCCCCGTCCGCACGGATGCGCCCTGCACCGGACGGACGGTGTTGACGCCCGTCGCCACACTTCAACAAAGCTTATGTAACGCGTTGACTTAAAACCCAAGGTCCGCGCCAGTCGTGGGGTTTTTAGTAGCACCCACGTCAAAACATAAGAAAAACCAAAGTATTGATACGCTGCGGCGGGCTTCAGACAACGCCGAGCAGCCCGAGCAGCGCCCCTCCCGCGATCAGCCACAACGGGTGCAGTTTTGGCCAGCGCAGGCAGACCAGAATCGTCGCCAGCACCACAACGGCGCCCCCCAGCCCCAGGCCGGCGGACAGGCCGATCAAGGTGCCGCTGGCAAACACCAGCCCCACCGACAGGGGCCCCACCCCAGTCTGCACCGCCTGCTGCCAGGGGGCGCCGCGAAAACGCTCCCAGTGACGGAAGATGAAGTAGATCACCACGCTCATCGGCAGACACATGGCCACGGTGCTGACCACCGCCCCGGCCACACCGGCCACCTGCCAGCCGATCAGGGTCACCACCAGCACGTTGGGCCCGGGCGCCGCCTGGGCCACGGCGTAGAGGTGGGTGAAGGTGGCGTCGTTCATCCAGTGCTGCTGGTCCACCACCACCCGGTGGATTTCCGGCAGCAAGGCATTGGCCCCACCGAAGGACAGGAACGACAGCAGAGCAAAGTGCAGGAACAGTTGCAGGAGGATGCCGCTCATTTGTCCCCTCCTGGCACCAGGGTAGCCATGGCCCGGCGGACGCGCCGGTAGGCCACCACACTGCTGGCCGTCGCCAACACCACCATGACTACCACCAAGGGCAGGCGCAGCACGGCGATGGCGACAAAGGCGAGCACCGTGAAGGGCAGGTACACCCGCTTTTCCTTGAGGGCACCGAGCATGCGCACGCCCAGGGCCAGGATCAGCCCCACTCCCACGGCGGAAATACCGCGCAGCATGGCCTGGACCAGGTGCAGCTCGCCGTACAGGGAATAGAGCAAGCCGAGCAGCAGCACCACGGCAAACGGTCCAATCAACATGCCGAGCACGGAGACCACCGCTCCCAGGGCACCCTGGTAGCGGCTGCCGACGCATACCGCCAGGTTCACCACGTTGGGGCCGGGCAGGAACTGGCACAGGCCCAGTACCGAGTTGAACTCCTGGGGTGACAGCCAGCGCTGGCGCTCCACCAGCATGCGCCGGGCGAAGGGCAGCACACCGCCGAAGCCGGACAGACCAACCCTGGAAAAGCCCGAAAAAAGTGCCCCCAGAGTCACCTCGGGGGGCACAGCGTCGCTGGCGGCGCCAGGTGCCGGGGGACGGTTCTCGTCGGCCATCGCGCCTTCCGTCGCTCCGCCGTCAGTCCAGCCGGTATTCGGCGGACTTGGCGTGGGCGGGCAAGCCCTCGCCGCCGGCCAGGGTCGAAGCGATCCGCCCCAGGGTCTGGGCCCCGGCCCGGGAGACCTTGATCAGGCTGGTGCGCTTCTGGAAGTCGTAGACCCCCAGGGGCGAGGAGAAGCGGGCGCTACCCGAGGTGGGCAGCACGTGGTTGGGGCCGGCGCAGTAGTCGCCCAGAGATTCGGAGGTGTAGGGACCGATGAAGATGGCACCGGCGTGGTGCAGCTTGGCCACCCAGGGGTCGGCGTCCACCAGGGACAGTTCCAGGTGTTCCGGAGCCACCCGGTTGGCGATGGCACAGGCGTCGTCCATGTCGGCCACGGCAATCAGGGCGCCGCGGTTTTCCAGGGCGGTGCGGATCACCTCGGCCCGGGGCATGGTGGGCAGCAGCTTCTCGATGCTGGCGGCCACCTTGTCCAGGTAGGCGGCATCCGGCGAGATCAGGATCGACTGGGCCAGCTCGTCGTGCTCGGCCTGGGAGAACAGATCCATGGCCACCCAGTCCGGATCGGTGGAGCCATCGGCGATCACCAGGATCTCGGACGGGCCGGCCACCATGTCGATGCCGACGATGCCGAACACGCGACGCTTGGCGCAGGCCACGTAGGCGTTGCCCGGGCCGACGATCTTGTCCACCTGGGGCACGGAGGCGGTACCGAAGGCCAGGGCGGCCACGGCCTGGGCGCCGCCGATGGTGAACACCCGGTCCACCCCGGCCAGGGCGGCGGCGGCCAGCACCAGGGCGTTCTTCTCGCCGCCCGGGGTAGGCACCACCATGATCAGTTCCTTGACCCCGGCCACCTTGGCGGGGATCGCATTCATCAGCACCGACGACGGATAGGCGGCCTTGCCGCCGGGCACGTAGAGGCCCACCCGGTCGAGCGGCGTAACCATCTGGCCGAGCACCGTGCCGTCGGCCTCGGTGTAGGTCCAGCCGTCAGCCTTCTGCTTTTCGTGGAAGGTGCGGATGCGCGCCGCGGCGGTCTCCAGGGCGGCTCGGCGCTCGGCGGGCAGGCCGTCCAGGGCGGCCCGCAGCTC
This window harbors:
- the hisA gene encoding 1-(5-phosphoribosyl)-5-[(5-phosphoribosylamino)methylideneamino]imidazole-4-carboxamide isomerase, with the protein product MLIIPAIDLKDGQCVRLKQGVMEDATVFSEEPAAMARHWLDKGARRLHLVDLNGAFAGKPVNEKAIKAIVKEVGDDIPVQLGGGIRDLDTIERYLDGGISYVIIGTAAVKNPGFLHDACGAFPGHIIVGLDAKDGKVATDGWSKLTGHDVIDLAKKFEDYGVESVIYTDIGRDGMLSGVNIDATVKLAQALRIPVIASGGLSSLDDIKALCAVEGEGIVGSIAGRAIYDGSLDFQAAQAAADAASTVGR
- the hisH gene encoding imidazole glycerol phosphate synthase subunit HisH yields the protein MPAGTIAVIDYGMGNLRSVSKALEHVADGRSVVVTADPAVVAAAERVVFPGQGAMPDCMAELDARGLRQAVIDAAASKPFLGICIGEQMLFEHSEEGDVPGLGILPGQVRRFPDAAMAAADGSRLKVPHMGWNEVTQTAHPIWSGIAQDARFYFVHSYFVVPADEALVIGRAHYGVPFTCAVARDNIVAVQFHPEKSARDGLQLLANFLAWRP
- the hisB gene encoding imidazoleglycerol-phosphate dehydratase HisB; the protein is MRQADVTRNTLETQITVRVNLDGTGKSVLNTGVGFFDHMLDQIARHGLIDLEIEAKGDLHIDAHHTVEDVGITLGQALAKAWGDKKGLTRYGHAYVPLDEALSRVVIDLSGRPGLTYGVTYTRAMIGGFDVDLIREFFQGLVNHAGMTLHIDNLRGDNSHHQAETIFKAFGRALRVAASPDPRMAGVTPSTKGVL
- the hisC gene encoding histidinol-phosphate transaminase, with the protein product MSQTSRFWSAVTRSLTPYVPGEQPKLANLVKLNTNENPYPPSPKALAAIGGENGADAARLRLYPDPNADALKSAVARHFAAHGIAANQVFVGNGSDEVLAHAFLALLKHDRPIRFPDITYSFYPVYCGLYGIEFEKVPLDAEFALDPAPYLAPNCGGIIFPNPNAPTGRLLPLEAVERLAAGQPDCVVVVDEAYIDFSGDSIATIPTAIALVNRHPNLLVVQTLSKSRSLAGLRVGFAVGHPDLIEALERVKNSFNSYPLDRLAIAGAVAAMDDNTHFDATRKAVMASRDTLSRDLSALGFAVVPSAANFVFARHPGHDAGELAQQLRERSIIVRHFKAPRIDQYLRITIGTDTECRTLIQALADILG
- a CDS encoding chromate transporter, whose translation is MSGILLQLFLHFALLSFLSFGGANALLPEIHRVVVDQQHWMNDATFTHLYAVAQAAPGPNVLVVTLIGWQVAGVAGAVVSTVAMCLPMSVVIYFIFRHWERFRGAPWQQAVQTGVGPLSVGLVFASGTLIGLSAGLGLGGAVVVLATILVCLRWPKLHPLWLIAGGALLGLLGVV
- a CDS encoding chromate transporter; the encoded protein is MADENRPPAPGAASDAVPPEVTLGALFSGFSRVGLSGFGGVLPFARRMLVERQRWLSPQEFNSVLGLCQFLPGPNVVNLAVCVGSRYQGALGAVVSVLGMLIGPFAVVLLLGLLYSLYGELHLVQAMLRGISAVGVGLILALGVRMLGALKEKRVYLPFTVLAFVAIAVLRLPLVVVMVVLATASSVVAYRRVRRAMATLVPGGDK
- the hisD gene encoding histidinol dehydrogenase; translation: MTMVNIKRLDSRAADFDARLKALLAFESAQDEGIEATVAAILADVKARGDVAVVDYTNRFDRLAVAGMAALELPQAELRAALDGLPAERRAALETAAARIRTFHEKQKADGWTYTEADGTVLGQMVTPLDRVGLYVPGGKAAYPSSVLMNAIPAKVAGVKELIMVVPTPGGEKNALVLAAAALAGVDRVFTIGGAQAVAALAFGTASVPQVDKIVGPGNAYVACAKRRVFGIVGIDMVAGPSEILVIADGSTDPDWVAMDLFSQAEHDELAQSILISPDAAYLDKVAASIEKLLPTMPRAEVIRTALENRGALIAVADMDDACAIANRVAPEHLELSLVDADPWVAKLHHAGAIFIGPYTSESLGDYCAGPNHVLPTSGSARFSSPLGVYDFQKRTSLIKVSRAGAQTLGRIASTLAGGEGLPAHAKSAEYRLD